In Xenorhabdus nematophila ATCC 19061, one DNA window encodes the following:
- a CDS encoding IS481 family transposase, translated as MLYTSNPIIKHKAGLLNLAEKLSNVSRACKVMGVSRDTFYRYQELVETGGIDALINQSRKTPNLKNRVDAETEHAVINSAIEFPAYGQARTSNELRKAGIFVSASGVRSIWLRHHLENFKKRLAALEKKVADEGIILTDEQVAALERKQHDDEACGEIETAHPGYLGSQDTFYVGNLKGVGRLYQQTFVDTYSKVAFAKLYTSKTPITAADLLNDRVLPFFSAHRLPMLRILTDRGTEYCGRVEHHDYQLYLAVNDIDHTRTKAMSPQTNGICERFHKTILNEFYQVTFRKKLYGSLDELQKDLDKWMDNYNNHRTHQGKMCCGRTPIETLQDGKSIWAEKNLTQI; from the coding sequence ATGCTTTATACTAGCAATCCCATCATCAAACACAAGGCGGGTCTGCTTAATCTCGCTGAAAAACTCAGTAATGTCTCGAGAGCCTGTAAAGTGATGGGCGTATCCAGAGATACGTTTTATCGTTATCAGGAACTCGTTGAAACGGGCGGGATTGATGCATTAATCAACCAAAGCAGAAAAACCCCTAATCTGAAGAACCGTGTGGATGCGGAGACCGAACACGCCGTTATCAACTCGGCCATCGAATTCCCGGCCTATGGGCAAGCCAGAACGAGTAATGAGCTCAGAAAAGCAGGCATCTTTGTGTCTGCCAGTGGTGTCCGTTCTATCTGGCTCAGACATCATCTTGAGAACTTCAAAAAGCGTCTGGCAGCCCTTGAAAAGAAAGTGGCTGACGAAGGCATTATCCTGACTGACGAGCAGGTCGCCGCCCTTGAACGTAAGCAGCATGATGACGAAGCTTGTGGCGAAATTGAAACCGCTCATCCTGGCTATTTAGGGTCGCAAGATACCTTTTATGTCGGTAATCTTAAAGGCGTGGGACGCTTGTACCAACAAACTTTCGTCGATACTTACAGTAAAGTGGCTTTCGCGAAACTCTATACGAGTAAAACGCCCATTACGGCGGCGGATTTACTGAATGACCGTGTGCTGCCGTTCTTCAGCGCTCATAGATTGCCGATGTTACGTATTCTGACAGACAGAGGCACCGAATATTGCGGGCGTGTTGAGCACCATGATTACCAACTGTATCTGGCTGTCAATGATATCGACCATACCAGGACAAAGGCGATGTCACCGCAAACCAATGGCATCTGTGAACGGTTTCACAAAACCATCCTGAATGAATTTTATCAAGTGACGTTCAGAAAGAAATTGTATGGCTCATTGGATGAGTTACAAAAAGATCTGGACAAATGGATGGACAATTACAACAATCACCGCACTCATCAAGGAAAAATGTGTTGCGGCCGGACACCAATAGAAACCCTTCAGGATGGGAAATCCATTTGGGCAGAAAAAAATTTGACCCAAATATAA
- the topA gene encoding type I DNA topoisomerase: MAKALVIVESPAKAKTINKYLGNDYVVKSSVGHIRDLPTSGAASQKSSISSTDKNKKKVKKDEKTALVSRMGVDPYHDWEANYQILPGKEKVVAELKTLAEKAEHVYLATDLDREGEAIAWHLREVIGGDDARFSRVVFNEITKNAITQAFDKPGELNIDRVNAQQARRFMDRVVGYMVSPLLWKKVARGLSAGRVQSVAVRLVVEREREIKAFVPEEYWQLHADLVAKGEIALRMEVTHEKGKPFKPVNAQQTHAAVSLLEKAKYSVIDREDRPTSSKPGAPFITSTLQQAASTRLGFGVKKTMMMAQRLYEAGHITYMRTDSTNLSQDALDMARGYISTHFGDKYLPKEGNVYSSKENSQEAHEAIRPSNVEVMAEELKDMEADAQKLYQLIWRQFIACQMMPAKYDSTTLTVQAGNFELRAKGRTLRFDGWTKVMPVLRKGDEDNTLPAIEANTELDLQQLFPSQHFTKPPARFSEASLVRELEKRGIGRPSTYASIISTIQDRGYVHVENRRFYAEKMGEIVNDRLEENFNELMSYDFTARMEDQLDHVANNEANWKGVLDEFFSNFSEQLDVASKEPDEGGMRPNPMVITSIDCPTCCRAMGIRTATTGVFLGCSGYALSPKERCKQTINLIPENEILNILEGDDAETNALRARRRCKKCGTAMDSYLIDNQRKLHVCGNNPACDGYEVEEGEFRIKGYDGPIVECDKCGSEMHLKMGRFGKYMGCTNEECKNTRKILRNGEVAPPKEDPVPLPELACEKSDAYFVLRDGAAGVFLAANTFPKSRETRAPLVEELVRFKDRLPEKLHYLAEAPVADPEGNKTVVRFSRKTKQQYVSSEKNGKATGWAAFFVEGSWAVKEK; encoded by the coding sequence ATGGCTAAAGCTCTTGTTATAGTGGAGTCCCCGGCAAAAGCCAAAACAATCAATAAATATCTGGGGAATGACTACGTTGTGAAATCCAGTGTGGGTCATATCCGTGATTTGCCGACGAGTGGAGCGGCGAGTCAAAAGAGTTCAATCTCATCGACTGATAAGAATAAGAAGAAAGTAAAGAAAGATGAGAAAACAGCGCTGGTAAGTCGTATGGGAGTGGATCCCTATCATGACTGGGAAGCAAATTACCAAATTTTACCCGGCAAGGAAAAAGTTGTCGCGGAGCTGAAAACGCTGGCTGAAAAAGCTGAGCATGTCTATCTTGCAACAGATCTTGACCGCGAAGGAGAGGCTATTGCATGGCACTTGCGGGAAGTGATCGGCGGAGATGATGCTCGTTTCAGTCGTGTTGTATTCAATGAAATTACCAAGAATGCAATCACTCAGGCTTTCGATAAACCGGGCGAATTGAATATTGACCGTGTTAACGCTCAGCAAGCACGCCGTTTTATGGATCGTGTGGTGGGTTATATGGTGTCCCCGTTATTGTGGAAAAAGGTTGCCAGAGGATTATCTGCGGGGCGGGTTCAATCCGTTGCCGTTCGTCTGGTGGTTGAACGGGAGCGTGAAATTAAGGCATTTGTACCGGAAGAGTATTGGCAATTACATGCGGATTTAGTGGCTAAGGGAGAGATAGCGCTTCGCATGGAAGTCACTCATGAAAAGGGAAAACCTTTCAAACCGGTAAATGCTCAACAAACACACGCGGCGGTATCTTTACTTGAGAAAGCGAAGTATAGCGTCATTGACCGCGAAGATCGCCCGACATCCAGTAAACCGGGTGCACCGTTTATTACCTCAACATTGCAACAGGCTGCGAGTACCCGGCTTGGATTTGGGGTCAAAAAAACCATGATGATGGCGCAACGCTTATATGAAGCGGGTCATATCACTTATATGCGTACTGACTCGACCAATTTGAGTCAGGATGCGCTTGATATGGCTCGTGGTTATATCAGCACCCACTTTGGTGATAAATATTTACCAAAAGAGGGAAATGTTTATAGCAGTAAAGAGAATTCTCAGGAAGCCCATGAGGCGATTCGGCCTTCTAATGTTGAAGTGATGGCGGAAGAACTGAAAGATATGGAAGCTGATGCTCAGAAACTGTATCAGCTCATTTGGCGGCAGTTTATCGCTTGTCAGATGATGCCCGCGAAATATGATTCTACAACGTTAACGGTTCAAGCCGGTAATTTTGAACTGCGTGCGAAAGGGCGTACGTTGCGTTTTGATGGTTGGACGAAAGTGATGCCCGTGTTGCGCAAAGGCGATGAAGATAACACTTTGCCAGCAATTGAAGCAAATACAGAACTGGATTTGCAGCAGCTGTTTCCAAGCCAGCACTTTACAAAACCGCCAGCGCGTTTCAGTGAAGCATCACTGGTCAGGGAACTGGAAAAACGGGGTATTGGCCGGCCATCGACATATGCTTCGATTATTTCAACCATTCAGGATCGCGGTTATGTTCATGTTGAAAACCGTCGTTTTTATGCAGAAAAAATGGGTGAAATCGTCAATGATCGTTTGGAAGAGAACTTCAACGAATTGATGAGCTATGATTTCACGGCGAGAATGGAAGACCAGCTTGATCACGTAGCGAATAATGAGGCGAATTGGAAAGGGGTATTGGATGAATTTTTCTCCAATTTCAGTGAACAACTGGATGTCGCCAGTAAAGAGCCTGACGAAGGTGGTATGCGTCCAAACCCGATGGTGATCACTTCAATCGATTGTCCGACCTGTTGTCGTGCGATGGGTATTCGCACAGCGACCACGGGAGTATTTCTTGGTTGCTCAGGTTATGCTTTGTCACCTAAAGAACGGTGCAAGCAGACGATCAACCTGATTCCAGAAAATGAGATCCTGAACATTCTGGAAGGGGATGATGCGGAAACCAATGCGTTACGTGCCCGCCGCCGTTGTAAGAAGTGTGGTACAGCGATGGATAGCTACTTGATTGATAACCAGCGTAAACTGCATGTATGTGGTAATAATCCTGCGTGCGACGGTTATGAAGTTGAAGAAGGTGAATTCCGCATCAAAGGCTATGACGGCCCGATTGTTGAGTGTGATAAATGTGGTTCAGAAATGCATCTGAAAATGGGGCGTTTTGGGAAATACATGGGTTGTACCAACGAAGAGTGCAAAAATACCCGCAAGATTTTACGTAACGGAGAAGTTGCGCCACCGAAAGAAGATCCGGTACCGTTACCTGAACTCGCTTGCGAAAAATCGGATGCGTATTTTGTGTTGCGTGATGGTGCCGCAGGCGTATTTTTAGCCGCTAATACATTTCCGAAATCCCGTGAAACACGAGCACCTTTGGTTGAGGAACTTGTCCGCTTTAAAGATCGTTTGCCGGAAAAATTACATTACTTGGCAGAAGCGCCAGTCGCAGATCCAGAAGGAAACAAAACGGTTGTACGTTTTAGTCGTAAAACTAAGCAACAATATGTTTCTTCAGAAAAAAATGGCAAAGCGACCGGATGGGCGGCCTTTTTTGTTGAAGGTTCCTGGGCGGTAAAAGAGAAATAA
- the ribA gene encoding GTP cyclohydrolase II: MQLKRVAEAKLPTPWGEFLMIGFEEIETGRDHVALVFGDICGDEPVLSRIHSECLTGDALFSLRCDCGFQLEAALSQISQEGRGVLLYHRQEGRNIGLLNKIRAYALQDQGIDTVEANHQLGFAADERDFTLCSDMYKLLDIKEIRLLTNNPKKVEIMVEAGINIVERVPLIVGRNPKNAYYLDTKASRMGHLLFKPE, encoded by the coding sequence ATGCAGCTGAAAAGAGTAGCTGAAGCTAAGTTACCTACGCCGTGGGGCGAATTTTTAATGATTGGGTTTGAAGAAATAGAGACAGGCCGCGATCATGTTGCTCTTGTTTTCGGTGATATTTGTGGCGATGAGCCAGTATTATCACGCATCCATTCAGAATGCCTCACTGGAGATGCTTTATTCAGTCTAAGATGTGACTGTGGTTTCCAGCTCGAAGCCGCCCTGTCGCAAATTAGTCAGGAAGGGCGTGGTGTTCTTCTGTACCACCGCCAGGAAGGCCGCAATATTGGTTTGCTGAATAAAATCCGCGCCTATGCTTTACAAGATCAGGGTATTGATACCGTTGAAGCCAATCATCAGTTAGGGTTTGCTGCCGATGAGAGAGATTTCACCCTTTGCTCAGATATGTATAAGTTATTGGATATTAAAGAAATTCGCCTTCTGACTAACAACCCTAAAAAAGTTGAGATTATGGTGGAAGCAGGTATTAATATTGTCGAACGGGTACCGCTGATTGTCGGACGTAATCCTAAAAATGCTTACTACCTGGATACCAAGGCCAGCAGAATGGGTCATTTACTATTCAAACCGGAATAA
- the sohB gene encoding protease SohB, whose translation MEYLSLYGLFLAKVLTVVLSIVILAVVCIGLGVRKTMHKGELRLTNLGESYKEKQRQMQQARMSEAEQKVWQKAFKKQQKIDEKQKKAAAKTGQKGLQKPNLYVLDFKGSMDAHEVDSLREEISAILAVADKKDEVLLRLESPGGMVHGYGLAASQLTRLRQKGIRLTVVVDKVAASGGYMMACVADRIIAAPFAIIGSIGVVAQLPNIHRLLKKNDIDVELHTAGEYKRTLTMFGENTEQGRKKFQEDLNETHKLFKSFIYQHRPSLDVESVATGEYWYGTQAKEHGLIDEVGVSDDFLIEQIDHCEVIGVSYSRRKRVVERVMGGAMENIDKLFMRWWQRGQKPLL comes from the coding sequence GTGGAATATTTGTCTTTATACGGATTGTTCCTGGCCAAAGTGCTTACAGTAGTATTATCAATCGTCATTCTGGCGGTAGTGTGTATCGGATTAGGTGTACGTAAAACAATGCACAAAGGGGAATTGAGGCTGACCAATCTGGGGGAGTCATACAAGGAAAAACAGCGCCAGATGCAGCAAGCCCGCATGAGTGAAGCAGAGCAAAAAGTCTGGCAAAAGGCTTTTAAAAAGCAGCAGAAAATTGATGAGAAGCAAAAAAAAGCAGCGGCAAAAACAGGACAGAAAGGTTTACAAAAACCAAATCTTTATGTTTTGGACTTCAAAGGCAGTATGGATGCCCATGAAGTTGATTCTCTCCGCGAAGAGATCAGCGCAATACTGGCGGTTGCAGATAAAAAAGATGAAGTTTTACTGCGTCTGGAAAGCCCCGGTGGCATGGTTCATGGTTATGGTCTGGCTGCATCTCAATTAACCCGTTTACGCCAGAAAGGGATACGTTTGACGGTGGTTGTGGATAAAGTGGCTGCAAGTGGCGGTTATATGATGGCTTGCGTGGCTGATCGCATCATTGCTGCACCTTTTGCTATTATTGGTTCTATTGGTGTGGTGGCTCAATTACCGAATATCCATCGCTTGTTGAAGAAAAATGATATTGATGTGGAGCTGCATACTGCGGGTGAATATAAGCGTACGCTGACGATGTTCGGTGAGAACACAGAACAGGGACGCAAGAAATTTCAGGAAGATCTGAACGAAACGCATAAATTATTTAAATCATTTATTTATCAGCACCGTCCCTCGTTGGATGTAGAAAGTGTCGCGACAGGGGAATATTGGTATGGTACGCAGGCCAAAGAGCACGGATTGATTGATGAAGTGGGTGTCAGCGATGATTTTCTGATTGAACAAATTGATCATTGTGAAGTGATCGGGGTCAGTTATTCTCGTCGTAAACGTGTTGTAGAGCGTGTGATGGGCGGGGCAATGGAGAATATTGATAAATTGTTTATGCGCTGGTGGCAAAGAGGCCAAAAACCATTGCTGTGA
- the lapB gene encoding lipopolysaccharide assembly protein LapB, which produces MLELLFLLLPIAAAYGWYMGRRSAQQNKQQSADRLSREYVDGVNFLLSNQQDKAVDLFLDMLKEDSSTFEAHLTLGNLFRSRGEVEKAIRIHQSLLESASLTFEQRLLAIQQLGRDYMAAGVYDRAENMFLQLVDETDFRENAFNSLLTIYQATSDWNKAIEVSEKLVKLGKHHFREDIAHFYCELALQCMGSDDFSGAIGHLNKAAQADKNCARVSIMCGRIHMAQGEHSKATDVLKRILEQDNQLISEALPMLQECYQHLSQPDEWEAFVQRCVEEECGAIAELHMADIIEQKAGRDIAQTYINRQLERHPTMRLFYRLMDYHLADAEEGRAKESLILLRNMVGEQIRTKPDYRCHKCGFTSRSLYWHCPSCRAWDSIKPIRGLDGQ; this is translated from the coding sequence ATGTTAGAGCTGTTATTTCTGCTGCTTCCCATTGCTGCCGCCTATGGTTGGTATATGGGGCGCAGAAGTGCTCAACAAAATAAACAGCAATCGGCTGACCGTCTTTCACGTGAATATGTTGATGGTGTTAATTTTTTACTTTCTAATCAACAGGATAAGGCGGTAGATTTATTTCTTGATATGCTGAAAGAGGATAGTTCCACATTTGAGGCTCATCTGACGTTAGGCAATCTGTTCCGCTCCCGTGGTGAAGTTGAGAAAGCTATCCGTATTCACCAATCCCTGCTGGAAAGCGCTTCTTTGACATTTGAGCAACGTTTGCTGGCTATCCAGCAACTTGGGCGGGATTATATGGCTGCGGGAGTCTATGATCGGGCTGAAAATATGTTTCTTCAGTTGGTTGATGAAACAGATTTCCGTGAAAATGCGTTCAATTCTTTGCTAACCATCTATCAAGCAACCAGTGACTGGAATAAAGCCATTGAAGTTTCTGAAAAACTGGTAAAACTGGGCAAGCACCATTTTAGAGAAGATATTGCCCATTTTTATTGTGAACTGGCATTGCAATGTATGGGCAGTGATGATTTCAGTGGCGCTATCGGGCATTTGAATAAAGCGGCTCAGGCAGACAAAAACTGCGCCCGGGTTTCAATCATGTGTGGTCGTATCCATATGGCACAGGGAGAGCATTCTAAAGCAACTGACGTACTGAAACGTATTCTTGAGCAAGATAATCAACTGATTAGTGAAGCTTTGCCGATGCTGCAAGAATGTTATCAACACCTGTCTCAACCGGATGAATGGGAAGCTTTTGTACAACGTTGTGTGGAAGAAGAATGTGGTGCAATTGCTGAACTACACATGGCTGACATCATTGAGCAAAAAGCAGGGCGTGATATTGCTCAGACTTACATCAATCGTCAGTTGGAACGTCATCCAACAATGCGGTTATTTTATCGCTTGATGGATTACCATCTGGCGGATGCAGAAGAAGGACGGGCTAAAGAGAGTTTGATCCTTTTACGTAATATGGTAGGTGAACAAATCCGCACGAAACCTGATTATCGATGCCATAAATGCGGTTTCACTTCCCGTTCACTATATTGGCATTGCCCATCATGTCGTGCATGGGATTCGATTAAACCCATTCGGGGTTTGGATGGTCAGTGA
- a CDS encoding LapA family protein → MKYFLILLLALVVFVISVTLGANNNQIVTFNYLIAKGDYSISTLLAALFAIGFTLGWAICGAFYLRTRISLQQAKRKIKRLETQLDQSTDLSVKSVPTVALNKE, encoded by the coding sequence GTGAAATATTTTTTGATTTTATTACTGGCACTGGTTGTTTTTGTTATCTCAGTGACACTGGGCGCAAATAATAATCAAATCGTAACATTTAATTATTTGATTGCTAAAGGCGATTATTCTATATCCACATTATTAGCCGCGCTGTTCGCTATTGGTTTTACCCTTGGTTGGGCAATTTGTGGCGCATTTTACCTACGTACCCGTATTTCTCTGCAACAGGCAAAACGCAAAATTAAGCGTTTAGAAACTCAGTTGGATCAATCCACTGATTTATCTGTAAAATCGGTCCCAACCGTCGCATTAAACAAGGAATAA
- the acnA gene encoding aconitate hydratase AcnA: MSFRLKTNCASTLLIGSKSVDGKSTGSKTYHYYSLPLLSEQLGEISRLPKSLKVLLENLLRNIDGESVVEDDLKALVAWQKNGHADREIAYRPARVLMQDFTGVPAVVDLAAMREAVLRLGGNVEQVNPLSPVDLVIDHSVMVDKFGTEQAFEENVQIEMERNYERYLFLRWGQKAFNRFRVVPPGTGICHQVNLEYLGKAVWYENQDGKDFAYPDTLVGTDSHTTMINGLGVLGWGVGGIEAEAAMLGQPVSMLIPDVVGFKLTGKLREGITATDLVLTVTQMLRKQGVVGKFVEFYGDGLSDLPLADRATIANMSPEYGATCGFFPVDDITLGYMRLTGRHEDEVALVETYCKMQGLWRNAGDEPIFTSCLELDMSTVEASLAGPKRPQDRVALGKVPQAFQSAMELDIHKTQDHSSAVSVTLDNHTFSLQDGAVVIAAITSCTNTSNPSVLMTAGLLAKKAVEKCLQRQPWVKTSLAPGSKVVTDYLELAGFMPYLEKLGFNLVGYGCTTCIGNSGPLPESIETAIKQSDLTVGAVLSGNRNFEGRIHPLVKTNWLASPPLVVAYALSGNMKKDLTLEPIGKDQQGHDVYLKDIWPNSQEVAEAVGKVRTEMFHKQYNAVFDGDESWQSLDVESSATYSWQLDSTYIRHPPFFSEMTAEPKPVTDIHQAHILAILGDSVTTDHISPAGNIKADSPAGRYLQEHGVAPKDFNSYGSRRGNHEVMMRGTFANIRIRNEMVSGIEGGYTRHIPSQAQLAIYDAAMRYQEEKKTLAIIAGKEYGSGSSRDWAAKGTRLLGVRVVIAESFERIHRSNLIGMGVLPLEFPQGVSRKTLNLTGNERIDIAGLGNLQSGQTIAVKITHADGKETVVDTRCRIDTATELAYFYNDGILHYVIRNMLK; this comes from the coding sequence ATGTCGTTTAGATTGAAAACGAACTGTGCTTCAACGTTATTGATCGGTAGTAAATCCGTTGATGGCAAATCAACTGGCAGTAAAACCTATCACTATTACAGCTTGCCTTTGTTATCTGAGCAGTTGGGGGAAATATCCCGTTTACCGAAATCCCTGAAAGTTCTGCTTGAAAATCTCCTGCGCAATATTGATGGCGAATCTGTTGTGGAGGACGATTTGAAGGCGCTGGTGGCATGGCAGAAAAACGGCCATGCAGACAGAGAGATTGCCTATCGTCCAGCCCGTGTACTTATGCAGGACTTTACCGGTGTTCCGGCTGTCGTGGATCTTGCTGCCATGCGAGAAGCTGTGTTGAGACTGGGTGGAAATGTCGAACAAGTTAATCCGTTGTCTCCTGTTGATCTTGTCATTGACCATTCGGTGATGGTGGATAAATTTGGCACAGAACAGGCATTTGAAGAAAACGTTCAGATTGAAATGGAGCGTAACTATGAACGTTATCTATTCTTGCGTTGGGGGCAGAAGGCATTTAATCGCTTCCGCGTTGTACCGCCGGGAACGGGAATATGCCATCAGGTTAACCTTGAGTATCTGGGGAAAGCGGTTTGGTATGAAAATCAGGATGGGAAGGATTTTGCCTACCCTGACACGTTGGTAGGAACGGATTCCCATACAACGATGATTAATGGCTTAGGTGTATTGGGCTGGGGCGTTGGAGGAATTGAAGCAGAAGCTGCAATGCTGGGACAACCCGTTTCTATGCTTATCCCTGATGTTGTGGGTTTTAAATTAACAGGCAAACTGCGAGAAGGGATCACAGCGACTGACCTTGTACTGACGGTGACACAAATGCTGCGTAAACAGGGTGTTGTCGGTAAATTTGTTGAGTTTTATGGTGATGGATTATCTGATTTACCCTTGGCTGATCGGGCGACGATTGCCAATATGTCACCTGAATACGGTGCGACCTGCGGCTTTTTCCCTGTCGATGACATCACGCTGGGTTATATGCGGTTAACCGGGCGTCATGAAGATGAAGTCGCTTTGGTTGAAACCTATTGCAAGATGCAGGGATTGTGGCGTAATGCCGGCGATGAGCCGATATTCACCAGTTGTCTTGAACTGGATATGTCAACGGTGGAAGCGAGTTTAGCGGGGCCGAAACGTCCTCAGGACAGAGTTGCACTGGGGAAGGTACCACAGGCTTTCCAATCTGCAATGGAACTGGATATTCATAAAACCCAAGACCATTCTTCAGCAGTATCCGTCACTTTAGATAATCACACTTTTTCATTGCAAGATGGCGCAGTTGTTATTGCTGCCATTACATCCTGCACGAATACCTCTAATCCCAGTGTACTCATGACAGCGGGCTTACTTGCCAAAAAAGCGGTAGAGAAATGCTTACAGCGCCAGCCGTGGGTTAAAACCTCATTGGCACCCGGTTCCAAAGTCGTGACTGATTATCTGGAATTGGCAGGCTTTATGCCCTATCTGGAAAAACTGGGTTTCAACTTGGTTGGTTATGGCTGTACTACCTGTATCGGTAACTCTGGGCCATTGCCAGAATCCATTGAAACCGCCATTAAGCAATCTGATTTAACGGTAGGAGCTGTACTTTCCGGCAACCGGAATTTTGAAGGGCGCATTCATCCATTGGTAAAAACAAACTGGCTGGCATCACCTCCTTTGGTCGTCGCTTATGCACTTTCTGGCAATATGAAGAAAGATCTGACTCTGGAACCCATCGGGAAAGATCAACAAGGCCATGATGTTTACTTGAAAGATATTTGGCCCAATAGTCAGGAAGTTGCAGAAGCGGTTGGGAAAGTCAGAACTGAAATGTTCCATAAACAATATAATGCGGTATTTGATGGTGATGAAAGTTGGCAATCTTTGGATGTAGAAAGTTCAGCTACTTATTCCTGGCAGTTAGATTCCACCTACATTCGTCATCCACCGTTTTTCAGTGAAATGACCGCTGAACCTAAACCAGTAACCGATATCCATCAGGCACATATATTGGCAATATTAGGCGATTCGGTTACAACGGATCACATTTCCCCTGCGGGTAATATCAAAGCCGACAGCCCGGCAGGTCGCTATTTGCAAGAACATGGCGTAGCGCCAAAGGATTTTAATTCTTATGGTTCAAGGCGTGGTAACCATGAGGTCATGATGCGGGGGACATTTGCCAATATTCGTATTCGCAATGAAATGGTATCTGGTATTGAAGGCGGATACACCCGCCATATTCCGTCACAAGCTCAGCTTGCAATTTATGATGCTGCCATGCGCTATCAGGAAGAGAAAAAAACGTTAGCCATTATTGCAGGTAAAGAATATGGTTCTGGTTCAAGTCGTGATTGGGCAGCAAAAGGAACAAGATTGTTAGGCGTTCGGGTGGTGATTGCGGAGTCTTTCGAACGTATTCACCGCTCTAACCTTATTGGTATGGGGGTATTGCCCCTCGAATTTCCTCAAGGTGTCAGTCGTAAAACATTAAATTTAACCGGTAATGAAAGGATTGATATCGCGGGGTTGGGAAATTTGCAATCCGGGCAGACAATTGCGGTAAAAATTACCCATGCGGATGGTAAGGAAACTGTGGTTGATACACGTTGCCGAATTGATACTGCGACAGAACTGGCTTATTTCTACAACGACGGCATTTTGCATTATGTTATTCGTAATATGTTGAAATAA
- the cysB gene encoding HTH-type transcriptional regulator CysB has product MKLQQLRYIVEVVNHNLNVSSTAEGLYTSQPGISKQVRMLEDELGIQIFARSGKHLTHVTPAGEEIVRISREVLSKIDSIRSVASEHTYPDRGSLYIATTHTQARYALPPVIKGFIERYPNVSLHMHQGSPTQIAEEVCKGNSDFAIATEALHLYSDLIMLPCYHWNRSVVVTRDHPLANRQNVTIEELAEYPIVTYTFGFTGRSELDVAFDRAGLKPKIVFTATDADVIKTYVRLGLGVGVIASMAVEPVQDSDLVRIDMRDKFSYSTTKIGFRRSSFLRSYMYDFIWRFAPHLTRDVVDKAIALRSNEEIEEMFKDIELPII; this is encoded by the coding sequence ATGAAACTACAGCAATTGCGTTATATTGTAGAGGTGGTTAATCACAACCTGAATGTATCTTCTACAGCAGAAGGATTGTACACTTCTCAACCTGGGATCAGCAAACAGGTTAGGATGCTTGAAGATGAATTGGGTATTCAAATATTTGCCCGCAGTGGTAAACATCTGACGCATGTAACTCCTGCTGGTGAAGAAATTGTTCGTATTTCACGTGAGGTTCTGTCAAAAATCGATTCGATTCGGTCTGTTGCCAGTGAACATACCTATCCTGATCGGGGTTCTCTATATATTGCAACTACTCATACACAAGCAAGATATGCTTTACCTCCGGTGATTAAAGGCTTTATTGAACGCTATCCCAACGTGTCACTGCATATGCACCAAGGTTCACCCACTCAGATTGCGGAAGAAGTTTGTAAAGGAAATAGTGATTTTGCGATAGCAACAGAAGCACTTCATCTGTACAGCGATCTGATCATGTTACCTTGCTATCACTGGAACCGTTCTGTTGTGGTGACAAGAGATCATCCCCTTGCCAATAGGCAGAATGTGACGATTGAAGAATTGGCAGAATATCCGATAGTGACTTACACTTTTGGCTTTACGGGCCGTTCTGAGCTGGATGTTGCTTTTGATCGGGCCGGCTTGAAACCAAAAATCGTATTTACGGCAACAGATGCCGATGTGATTAAAACTTATGTGAGGTTGGGGCTTGGGGTTGGCGTGATTGCCAGTATGGCTGTAGAACCCGTTCAGGACAGTGATCTGGTGCGCATTGATATGCGTGATAAATTTAGTTACAGCACAACTAAGATTGGTTTCCGGCGCAGTAGTTTTTTACGTAGCTATATGTATGATTTTATTTGGCGCTTTGCTCCGCATTTAACGCGTGATGTCGTGGATAAAGCAATAGCGTTACGTTCCAATGAAGAAATTGAAGAAATGTTCAAAGATATCGAGTTACCGATTATATAA